One Gossypium hirsutum isolate 1008001.06 chromosome A11, Gossypium_hirsutum_v2.1, whole genome shotgun sequence genomic window carries:
- the LOC107923256 gene encoding protein HOTHEAD, translating to MGFEFWMFLSLVYVSHFHFHGLSLAEKAPYYSFVLEAAMAPEVSFYDYIIIGGGTAGCPLAATLSESANVLVLERGGSPYENPSKPDKGNFFPNLLDVSPSSYAQEFTSEDGVYNARARVLGGGSVINAGFYSRAEPEFLKQTGLNEALVNYSYQWVEKKIAFEPSMLQWQSALRDGLLEAGVLPNNGFTFDHIYGTKIGGTIFDGDDHRHTAADLLEYANPYRIKVYLHATVEKIIFETKVFSRTRAQGVVFEDELGKKHWALLTKDYKSEVILSAGALGSPQLLMLSGIGPSQQLKKFGIKVVMDQPLVGQGLVDNPLNFLLVPSPSPVELSLVSFVGITRFGSYIEACSGISFTPSWSRSVAKALAAILNQTEQSSTKLFQEGILNPESLLDTRIRGGIIFEKVKDPISSGYLELRNMNPHDNPKVTFNYFQAPEDLMKCVHGVKIAIDAVYSKSFSNFRYEILSAKALLELIVNLPLNQRPRHLTSAFSLEKFCMDTVMTIWHYHGGCRLGKVVDRDYKVLGVEALRIVDGSTFTSSPGTNPQATVMMLGRYMGLKILQERYFGKYRKK from the exons ATGGGTTTCGAATTTTGGATGTTTCTTTCACTTGTTTATgtctctcattttcattttcatggcCTCTCTCTCGCAGAGAAAG CTCCGTATTACAGCTTTGTTCTTGAAGCAGCGATGGCGCCAGAAGTGTCGTTTTACGACTACATAATCATCGGTGGTGGGACCGCAGGTTGTCCCTTGGCAGCGACGTTGTCTGAAAGTGCGAACGTTTTAGTCTTGGAAAGAGGAGGGTCGCCTTACGAGAATCCTAGCAAGCCGGACAAAGGGAATTTCTTCCCAAATTTATTAGACGTCTCCCCCAGTTCGTATGCTCAAGAGTTCACCTCCGAGGATGGTGTGTACAATGCCCGAGCGCGTGTGCTTGGTGGTGGATCGGTGATTAACGCAGGGTTTTACTCGCGTGCTGAACCTGAGTTCTTGAAACAAACCGGTTTGAATGAAGCTTTGGTTAATTATTCATACCAATGGGTTGAAAAGAAGATAGCTTTCGAACCATCTATGTTACAATGGCAATCTGCATTACGAGATGGGCTACTCGAAGCCGGAGTTTTGCCGAATAACGGGTTTACATTTGATCATATTTACGGGACTAAAATTGGTGGAACTATTTTTGATGGGGATGATCATAGACATACAGCAGCAGATTTACTAGAGTATGCTAATCCATACAGGATTAAGGTTTACTTGCATGCCACGGTAGAAAAGATTATATTTGAAACAAAAG TTTTTTCAAGAACAAGAGCTCAAGGGGTTGTTTTCGAAGACGAATTGGGGAAGAAACATTGGGCGTTGTTGACAAAAGATTATAAAAGCGAGGTGATCTTATCGGCAGGTGCCCTTGGAAGCCCACAGTTGTTGATGTTAAGTGGCATAGGCCCTTCTCAGCAGCTTAAGAAATTTGGTATCAAAGTGGTGATGGACCAACCCCTGGTGGGTCAAGGACTGGTTGATAATCCGCTCAACTTTCTGTTGGTTCCATCTCCGAGTCCTGTTGAGCTCTCACTCGTTTCGTTCGTTGGCATCACCCGGTTCGGCAGTTATATTGAAGCTTGTAGTGGGATAAGTTTCACTCCCTCTTGGTCTCGTAGTGTTGCTAAAGCCTTGGCTGCTATCTTAAACCAG ACCGAGCAGAGTAGTACTAAGCTGTTTCAAGAAGGGATACTGAACCCCGAGTCACTCCTCGACACGAGGATACGAGGCGGAATTATTTTTGAGAAAGTGAAAGACCCGATTTCCTCCGGTTATCTTGAGCTTCGGAACATGAATCCCCATGACAACCCCAAGGTGACCTTCAACTATTTCCAGGCACCAGAGGACTTGATGAAGTGCGTGCACGGCGTGAAAATTGCTATAGACGCTGTATATTCCAAGTCATTCTCGAATTTCCGTTATGAAATCTTGTCGGCTAAGGCTCTCCTAGAACTGATCGTTAACCTTCCCCTTAATCAAAGACCTAGGCACCTTACTTCGGCATTCTCCTTGGAAAAATTCTGCATGGACACTGTGATGACAATTTGGCACTATCACGGAGGCTGCCGCCTTGGCAAGGTTGTCGATCGCGACTACAAGGTCCTCGGTGTGGAGGCCTTAAGGATTGTTGATGGATCCACGTTTACTTCCTCCCCTGGGACTAATCCTCAAGCTACTGTTATGATGCTTGGAAG ATACATGGGATTGAAGATACTGCAAGAAAGATATTTCGGGAAGTATCGGAAGAAATAG